Proteins encoded by one window of Rutidosis leptorrhynchoides isolate AG116_Rl617_1_P2 chromosome 7, CSIRO_AGI_Rlap_v1, whole genome shotgun sequence:
- the LOC139860392 gene encoding uncharacterized protein encodes MIWDPNLFNANRIVERDSFIAIKGFWKDVGTEIILVNIYGPHSDSEKRKMWNDLNDILKYDGAMWALFGDFNEVRYSSERENTEFCERRAKLFNDFIKENSFLDLPLGGRTDDDINFGPKPVKVFDEWLMQEDSFDINKTTWNKNTNSSKPDCIFRDKLKLVKQELKRWYSTSHGKLKTEIEELTCVVTKWEKKA; translated from the exons ATGATTTGGGACCCTAATCTTTTTAATGCTAACCGTATTGTTGAGCGTGACTCCTTTATTGCGATAAAAGGATTTTGGAAAGATGTAGGTACCGAGATCATTCTTGTGAACATTTACGGTCCTCATTCTGATTCAGAAAAAAGAAAGATGTGGAATGACCTTAATGACATCCTGAAATATGATGGAGCTATGTGGGCTCTTTTTGGTGATTTTAATGAAGTTAGGTACTCATCGGAAAGGGAAAATACGGAATTTTGTGAAAGACGGGCCAAACTTTTCAATGATTTTATCAAGGAGAACTCATTCCTAGATCTACCTCTAGGTGGAAGAAC AGATGATGACATCAATTTTGGACCTAAACCGGTGAAAGTTTTCGATGAATGGTTAATGCAAGAAGATTCGTTCGACATCAACAAAACAACTTGGAACAAAAATACAAATAGCTCCAAACCTGATTGCATCTTTAGAGATAAACTCAAGTTAGTCAAACAAGAACTGAAAAGGTGGTATTCGACTTCTCATGGTAAATTGAAAACGGAAATCGAAGAACTGACGTGCGTGGTCACCAAATGGGAAAAGAAAGCCTAA